The sequence GAAGAACACCGCGTCACTCCAGCCGCCACCGCCCGGCACGTAGGTCTGCACCAGCGCCTCGGACACGCCCAGGATCACCGAGGCCCACAGCACCCCGGTCAGGTTGCCCAGGCCCGCCATCACGATGATCGCGAAGGCCTTCAGCGCGAACACCAGCCCCACCGTCGGTGAGGCGAACAGCAGCACGCTGACGAGCACGCCCGCGATGGCCGCCAGGCCGCACGACGCCGCGAAGGCGATCAGGTACACGCGGTCGACGTCGATGCCGATCAGCTGCGCGCCGCGGCGGTTCTGCGCCACCGCCCGCATCTGCTTCCCGAGGGTGGTGCGGTACAGCACGAAGTACAGCGCGCCCAGCAGCGCCGCCGCCAGCCCGAACGCGATCGCTTTCGGCCCGCCAATACTCAGCGGCCCCAGCTGGAGGCTGCTCGCCTGGTACGGCACGCTGACGGTGCGGGTGTTGCCGCCCATGACCATCAGCGCGAGGTTCTGCAGCAGGATGCCCAGGCCGAAGGTCAGCAGCATCTGGTTGAGTTCCGGCGCGAGCAGCACGTGTCGGATGCTCACCCGGTACGTCAGGGCGCCCACGCCGAACACCGCGACCGCCACGACCGGCAGGGTCAGCAGCGGGTCGAGGCCCAGCAGGGCGCTGCCGGCCCACGCGA comes from Deinococcus sp. KSM4-11 and encodes:
- a CDS encoding branched-chain amino acid ABC transporter permease; translated protein: MDLFLQTLINGLLQSGIYALVASGLALAVGVVGIVNFAHGEYLMIGAFLAWAGSALLGLDPLLTLPVVAVAVFGVGALTYRVSIRHVLLAPELNQMLLTFGLGILLQNLALMVMGGNTRTVSVPYQASSLQLGPLSIGGPKAIAFGLAAALLGALYFVLYRTTLGKQMRAVAQNRRGAQLIGIDVDRVYLIAFAASCGLAAIAGVLVSVLLFASPTVGLVFALKAFAIIVMAGLGNLTGVLWASVILGVSEALVQTYVPGGGGWSDAVFFLMIFATLVLRSYRGAR